In Methanothermococcus thermolithotrophicus DSM 2095, one DNA window encodes the following:
- a CDS encoding COG1361 S-layer family protein — translation MKYLKILFSLLAMILISNVYGLAIDSPQYRVDNPVPDEKSPNIIHPGDDVSVWFKITNNNYDKELKDIKVIIKPHYPYELRQVNPTKGIATISHLNGGESDTVYFKLHVNENAPSQDYRIDVTVVATEYETKGNEVYEREINFTKIYYLPIYGIAKFEIDINNNTISPSESKVLKLTLKNKGTGVAKYLMVNFEGTKNVNLLGSTTYYLESLNPRNEKSIQLNIYATPEVEDGIHTVTTKISWIGEDGNQYNSTIPINLKVVKKIHNNQPYIYLEGYRKTQDGYEVTIGMANRGTTKLKHCVLALSGGPKELNNNHIKYIGDLDEDDYDTAIFDFSYDDLKNTTVLRVNFTYFDEYHNEYYLTETFNIDTRPKIRSDSNKLYYWIAGGILIVVVTYLYIRRKKKVYVEE, via the coding sequence ATGAAATATTTAAAAATTCTGTTTTCTTTACTTGCAATGATTCTAATTTCAAATGTCTATGGATTAGCCATTGACAGCCCGCAGTACAGGGTAGATAACCCGGTACCAGATGAAAAATCGCCGAATATAATTCATCCTGGTGACGATGTAAGTGTATGGTTTAAAATAACAAACAACAACTACGACAAGGAATTAAAAGATATTAAAGTTATTATAAAGCCACATTATCCTTATGAATTAAGACAAGTAAATCCAACAAAGGGAATTGCAACTATATCACACCTAAATGGGGGAGAGAGTGATACGGTTTATTTCAAATTACATGTAAATGAAAACGCACCTTCACAGGATTATAGGATAGATGTAACAGTAGTAGCCACAGAGTATGAAACTAAGGGAAATGAAGTATATGAAAGAGAAATAAACTTTACAAAGATTTACTACCTACCAATATATGGAATTGCAAAATTTGAAATTGATATAAACAACAATACCATAAGTCCCTCTGAATCTAAGGTTTTAAAATTAACTCTTAAAAATAAGGGGACTGGGGTTGCAAAGTATTTGATGGTTAATTTTGAAGGAACTAAAAATGTAAATCTATTGGGTAGTACAACCTATTATTTAGAATCACTAAATCCTAGAAATGAAAAAAGTATTCAACTTAATATCTATGCCACCCCGGAAGTCGAAGATGGAATCCATACAGTTACTACTAAGATATCGTGGATAGGGGAGGACGGAAACCAATACAACTCAACTATACCAATTAATTTAAAGGTCGTTAAGAAAATACACAACAATCAACCTTATATATATTTAGAAGGGTACCGGAAAACACAGGATGGATACGAAGTAACTATTGGTATGGCAAATAGAGGTACTACAAAACTAAAACACTGTGTTTTAGCACTGTCCGGCGGTCCAAAGGAATTGAATAATAACCACATTAAGTATATTGGAGATTTAGATGAAGACGATTACGACACTGCAATTTTTGACTTTAGTTATGACGACCTAAAAAATACAACAGTTTTAAGAGTGAATTTTACCTACTTTGATGAATATCATAATGAATACTACCTTACAGAAACCTTTAACATAGATACTCGACCTAAAATCCGATCTGATAGCAATAAATTATATTACTGGATTGCAGGCGGGATT